In Fimbriiglobus ruber, a genomic segment contains:
- the rsfS gene encoding ribosome silencing factor → MNSLAIPSSVPTTFGEHLAPAASHPLLPTALHRASVAAKTAADNKGQDVLVLDLRGLTPVFDFFVISTGASRRQVHAIVEDTDAALRATGDARMGVEGYDASKWVVQDYGDVVIHVFDADTRDYYKLEELWADAKKIDWQAELDDARDDAEDDAADAVDAANAADAVDATDATDAAE, encoded by the coding sequence TTGAACAGTCTCGCCATCCCGTCTTCGGTGCCCACCACTTTTGGGGAGCATCTTGCCCCCGCGGCCTCGCACCCCTTGTTGCCAACCGCCCTGCACCGGGCGAGCGTCGCCGCGAAAACCGCGGCGGACAACAAAGGGCAGGACGTTCTCGTCCTGGATCTGCGCGGCCTTACCCCGGTCTTCGACTTCTTCGTGATCTCCACCGGCGCGAGTCGCCGGCAGGTTCACGCCATCGTCGAGGACACCGACGCCGCCCTGCGGGCGACTGGTGACGCCCGGATGGGCGTCGAGGGGTACGACGCGAGTAAGTGGGTGGTGCAAGACTACGGGGATGTCGTCATACACGTGTTCGACGCGGACACCCGCGATTACTATAAGCTCGAAGAACTCTGGGCCGACGCCAAGAAGATCGACTGGCAGGCCGAACTCGACGACGCCCGCGACGACGCGGAGGACGACGCCGCGGACGCGGTGGATGCCGCGAACGCCGCAGACGCGGTGGACGCCACGGACGCCACGGACGCCGCGGAGTAA
- the argS gene encoding arginine--tRNA ligase has protein sequence MPRTPQTRWTPRTPRTPRSNGPPLSAGLAGPPRAVRGVTFPIKSNLPQPTRVYRVGLLVDAAELRGCVDMNLLAEVRKLFAPVLAGFVPDPAQVPDYLDMIKPAANADHGDYQANFAMRLAKVQGKKPPELAKAVVAALPPNDVFESVTVAGPGFINLKLKADWLAAQVRAMAADARLGVAPAESPRKYVIDYSGPNVAKPLHVGHLRSTIIGDALVRLLRFLGHEVIGDNHLGDWGTQFGILLYGYKNHRDEAAFHADPVRELARLYILVRGLFKKEDDEDDEATADDPVKEACRLETAKLHAGDPENVALWKQFMPACLEMLRPIYDRIGVKIDHALGESFYNPMLPGVVEDMLAKGIAVESHGAVVIPNAKGVIPKTEEEQQKEEPPALIRKRDGAYTYTTTDLATIKYRTETWCPNTMLYVVDTRQALHFKTIFAQARRWGYEATEFQHVMFGSILGEDRKPFQTRKGGVAELGDLIDMAVQLALKKYEESYADRKAHGHDVPELTDDVKRDIAEAVGIGAVKYADLSGNRTSDYIFSYDKMLATEGNTGTYMQYAYARCRAIFRKGQIDETRFRTTPPAIVVTHPAERALCLQLLKFEETLQSAATEYLPHYVTGYLWDLAKTFSGLFENCPVLTAETPELRDSRLLLVDLTGRVIHKALDLLGIRTVERM, from the coding sequence ATGCCGCGAACGCCGCAGACGCGGTGGACGCCACGGACGCCACGGACGCCGCGGAGTAACGGTCCGCCACTGTCGGCCGGTCTCGCAGGACCACCCCGAGCGGTCCGCGGGGTGACGTTCCCCATAAAATCGAACCTACCGCAGCCCACCCGGGTCTACCGGGTGGGTTTGCTCGTTGATGCCGCCGAACTCCGCGGGTGTGTGGACATGAACCTGTTGGCCGAAGTTCGCAAGCTGTTCGCGCCGGTGCTGGCCGGGTTCGTCCCGGACCCCGCGCAGGTGCCCGACTACCTCGACATGATCAAGCCGGCCGCGAACGCCGACCACGGCGACTACCAGGCGAATTTCGCGATGCGGCTGGCGAAGGTGCAAGGCAAGAAGCCGCCCGAGTTGGCGAAGGCGGTCGTGGCCGCGCTCCCGCCGAACGACGTGTTCGAGTCCGTGACGGTCGCCGGCCCGGGGTTCATCAACCTCAAGCTCAAGGCCGACTGGCTGGCCGCGCAGGTACGCGCGATGGCGGCCGACGCCCGCCTGGGCGTCGCGCCGGCGGAGTCGCCGCGGAAGTACGTGATCGACTACAGCGGCCCGAACGTGGCGAAGCCGCTGCACGTCGGCCACCTGCGCAGCACGATCATCGGCGACGCGCTGGTCCGCCTGCTGCGTTTCCTGGGGCACGAGGTGATTGGGGACAACCACCTCGGCGACTGGGGGACGCAATTCGGGATTCTTCTTTACGGGTACAAGAACCACCGCGACGAAGCGGCGTTTCACGCGGACCCCGTCCGCGAACTGGCGCGCCTGTACATCCTCGTGCGCGGCCTATTCAAGAAAGAAGACGACGAGGACGACGAGGCGACGGCCGACGATCCGGTGAAGGAAGCCTGCCGCCTTGAAACCGCGAAACTGCACGCGGGCGACCCGGAGAATGTCGCCCTGTGGAAGCAGTTCATGCCCGCGTGCCTGGAAATGCTCCGCCCGATCTACGACCGCATCGGCGTGAAGATCGATCACGCGCTTGGAGAAAGCTTTTACAACCCGATGCTCCCGGGAGTCGTGGAGGACATGCTTGCCAAGGGGATCGCGGTCGAGAGCCACGGCGCGGTCGTGATCCCGAACGCGAAGGGCGTGATTCCGAAGACCGAAGAAGAGCAACAGAAGGAAGAGCCGCCCGCCCTCATCCGCAAGCGCGACGGCGCTTACACGTATACGACGACCGACCTCGCGACGATCAAATATCGCACCGAGACGTGGTGCCCGAACACGATGCTGTATGTGGTGGACACGCGCCAGGCGCTGCACTTCAAGACGATATTCGCGCAGGCCCGCCGCTGGGGATACGAAGCGACCGAATTCCAGCACGTTATGTTCGGCTCAATTCTGGGCGAGGATCGCAAGCCGTTTCAAACGCGCAAGGGCGGCGTGGCCGAACTCGGTGACCTGATTGATATGGCCGTGCAGTTGGCTCTGAAGAAATACGAGGAGAGTTACGCGGACCGCAAAGCCCACGGGCACGACGTTCCCGAGCTGACGGACGACGTCAAGCGCGACATCGCTGAGGCGGTGGGGATTGGCGCGGTCAAGTACGCCGACCTCAGTGGGAATCGCACCAGCGATTACATTTTCAGCTACGACAAGATGCTCGCCACCGAGGGCAACACCGGCACGTACATGCAGTACGCCTACGCCCGTTGCCGGGCGATTTTTCGCAAAGGTCAGATCGACGAAACCCGTTTCCGCACGACACCGCCCGCGATTGTCGTTACGCACCCGGCCGAGCGAGCCCTCTGTCTGCAACTGCTCAAGTTCGAGGAGACGTTGCAGAGTGCGGCGACCGAGTACTTGCCACACTACGTCACCGGCTACTTGTGGGATCTGGCAAAAACCTTTAGTGGACTGTTCGAGAATTGCCCTGTACTAACCGCCGAGACGCCCGAACTGCGCGACAGCCGGTTGCTCCTGGTCGACCTCACCGGGC